A window of the Streptomyces sp. Ag109_O5-10 genome harbors these coding sequences:
- a CDS encoding DUF952 domain-containing protein, which translates to MTGLPNILHLTERSLWEEARARGGYEMSTRGRTLQEEGFIHCSTRDQLPRIAAFLYGAYDGPDELVVLVVDPARVGAPVKWEAPEPGGEEFPHVYGPIPVTAVVDVEPWPPHPAG; encoded by the coding sequence ATGACCGGACTTCCGAACATCCTGCACCTGACCGAACGCTCCCTGTGGGAGGAGGCCCGCGCGCGGGGCGGCTACGAGATGTCCACCCGCGGCCGCACCCTCCAGGAGGAGGGCTTCATCCACTGCTCCACCCGCGACCAGCTCCCGCGTATCGCGGCCTTCCTGTACGGCGCCTACGACGGCCCGGACGAACTGGTGGTGCTGGTCGTGGATCCGGCCCGGGTCGGCGCCCCGGTGAAGTGGGAGGCGCCGGAGCCGGGCGGTGAGGAGTTCCCGCACGTGTACGGACCGATACCGGTCACGGCCGTGGTCGACGTGGAGCCCTGGCCCCCGCACCCGGCCGGCTAG